A single genomic interval of Polaribacter vadi harbors:
- a CDS encoding collagen-binding domain-containing protein: MKKITVSIILALLGVVNFTNAQSPTDPAQGFNVFIENDVTLQQNETDGGIALGGDLTIKGTYVIAGHDVNQFKVNGVKVGLVVGGKVDFNASTNGDIKINSSNYVKIGNGTGSMVWYKDNNNANGNIVINKSGSQYWSNPKISIQTNAPALGVSATNNPVIEGNIIDFNAAFQTMRASSTNISQNANNAQLTNPNGDPISNTNLPNQLKINLQNGINYLNVTGTDLNQVTNGITFNNKPNSSRILVVNVDAQGAFNWNVWNQAGIGDQEGSYIFYNFYNTTNLTIAGNNTIKGTIFAPFADISKTNNWGNIDGQVIGKSLVHAAGEMHYERFEQAIEPSCTIANNTTSIADITEGQTKTLTGAPTGGTWSIVSGGGTINGTTYTPADINTDTTVVIRYTIAADGSCAATSDDVTFTVTPVCDVVADNTTSTADITEGETKTLTGAPTGGTWSIVSGGGTISGTTYTPADINTDTTVVIRYTIAADGDCAATFDDVTFTVTPVCNVVADNTTSTADITEGQTKSLTGAPTGGTWSIVSGGGNINGTTYTPADINTDTTVVIRYSIAADGDCAATSDDVTFTVTPVCNVVADNTTSTADITEGETKTLTGTPTGGTWSIVSGGGNISGTTYTPADINTDTTVVIRYTIAADGDCAATSDDVTFTVTPVCDVVADNTTSTADITEGETKTLTGAPTGGTWSIVSGGGNISGTTYTPADINTDTDVTIRYTIAADGDCAATSDDVTFTVTPVCDVVADNTTSTADITEGETKTLTGTPTGGTWSIVSGGGNINGTTYTPDNINTDTTVVIRYTIAADGDCAATSDDVTFTVTSSGLGSIGDTVWFDTDGDGLKDAGENGLGGATVTLDPGTPSNSADDVTTTTDANGNYLFDNLPAGVYTVTVDLSTVTSGIPSGKTIADLIPTFDADGVGTANTSTVSLSLEETNLDQDFGYSVSSGGVNTGNDGGIESESLGDALTKLYVGRKKNSVPTEFVKSEANLYNKSKMKSVQPYQGKGQTMLDMFPTELVAGNVANITSPTDILDITTADEVLAVDFSLDGETKGVVLGIKTTDKVYNHTKASCDRLRGAEILNIQTVQVKGYNFLMQGIKQRNGVVEYAISFATAKNNNDTNYTIQTNWYVNNYTKFNDVYNFQVWSTKPADTQKLVADVLNNLQSFIPVKQTEIQKVPETYASKIYRDKAELVVMLRSTEEGNTAEVSMVELYSETANNIKHRTNSLSTEIQQSLRLDIADGYEYDGLVKVDNEVEDAFYHADGNWGLDFDKRYTEIKNYFVWNNFDREYKDDEYAINRDVEVKATSDYDYLTVYKSLLPGTISADYSEYNYVAFTAKGSGLMELGLIKSSIQDWKAQYRVMVDFSEEEQTYYVPFEIFTSSASQNKMTAEDLTTLTFTFLPVEAQTNELDLKISDVRFAKTAVEGQIVNKIDKFENEFMAYPNPSQGNVNLLLFSETDTEATVTLSDITGKIIYSQKATLNAGKNELDFNFKVKTGVMLLQVTSNATNYGTSKIIFR; the protein is encoded by the coding sequence ATGAAAAAAATTACAGTAAGTATTATACTAGCACTTTTAGGTGTAGTTAATTTCACAAATGCCCAAAGCCCTACAGATCCTGCTCAAGGCTTTAATGTCTTTATTGAAAACGATGTAACTCTACAACAAAACGAAACTGATGGAGGTATTGCTTTAGGTGGAGATTTAACAATTAAAGGTACTTATGTCATAGCTGGTCATGATGTAAATCAATTTAAAGTTAATGGTGTAAAAGTTGGTTTGGTAGTTGGTGGGAAAGTAGACTTTAATGCTAGTACTAATGGTGATATTAAAATCAATTCAAGCAACTATGTGAAAATTGGGAATGGAACTGGTAGTATGGTTTGGTATAAAGACAATAATAACGCTAATGGAAATATAGTTATTAATAAAAGTGGAAGCCAATATTGGTCTAATCCAAAAATATCTATACAAACAAATGCGCCTGCTTTAGGGGTAAGCGCTACAAATAACCCTGTTATAGAAGGTAATATTATTGATTTTAATGCAGCTTTTCAAACCATGAGAGCTTCATCTACAAATATTTCTCAAAATGCAAATAACGCTCAATTAACAAATCCTAATGGAGATCCGATTTCAAATACTAATTTACCTAATCAATTAAAAATAAATTTACAAAACGGTATTAATTATTTAAATGTTACTGGGACAGATTTAAATCAGGTTACAAATGGTATTACATTTAATAACAAACCAAATTCTTCTAGAATCTTAGTAGTTAATGTAGATGCACAAGGAGCTTTCAATTGGAATGTTTGGAACCAAGCTGGTATTGGTGATCAAGAAGGCTCTTATATATTTTATAATTTCTACAACACAACAAATCTTACTATTGCTGGTAATAATACTATAAAAGGTACAATATTCGCTCCATTTGCTGATATAAGTAAAACTAATAACTGGGGAAACATTGATGGGCAAGTAATTGGAAAATCTTTAGTTCATGCAGCAGGTGAAATGCACTATGAGCGTTTTGAACAGGCAATTGAGCCATCTTGCACTATAGCAAACAATACAACATCAATAGCAGATATTACAGAAGGACAAACAAAAACATTAACAGGTGCTCCAACAGGAGGAACTTGGTCAATCGTTTCTGGAGGAGGAACTATCAATGGAACAACCTATACACCAGCAGATATCAATACTGATACTACTGTTGTAATTCGTTATACAATTGCTGCAGATGGTAGTTGTGCTGCAACTTCTGATGATGTAACTTTTACAGTAACACCAGTTTGTGATGTAGTTGCTGACAATACAACATCAACAGCAGATATTACAGAAGGAGAGACAAAAACATTAACAGGTGCTCCAACTGGAGGAACTTGGTCAATCGTTTCTGGAGGAGGAACTATCTCAGGAACAACATACACTCCAGCTGATATCAACACTGATACTACTGTTGTAATTCGTTATACGATTGCTGCAGATGGAGATTGTGCTGCAACTTTTGATGATGTAACTTTTACAGTAACACCAGTTTGTAATGTAGTTGCTGATAACACAACATCAACAGCAGATATTACAGAAGGACAAACAAAATCATTAACAGGTGCTCCAACTGGAGGAACTTGGTCAATCGTTTCTGGTGGTGGAAACATCAATGGAACAACGTACACTCCAGCAGATATCAATACAGATACTACTGTTGTGATTCGTTATTCAATTGCTGCAGATGGAGATTGTGCTGCAACTTCTGATGATGTTACTTTTACAGTAACACCAGTATGTAATGTAGTTGCTGACAATACAACATCAACAGCAGATATTACAGAAGGAGAGACAAAAACATTAACAGGAACTCCAACTGGAGGAACTTGGTCAATCGTTTCTGGAGGAGGAAACATTTCTGGAACAACATACACTCCAGCTGATATCAATACTGATACAACTGTTGTAATTCGTTATACAATTGCTGCAGATGGAGATTGTGCTGCAACTTCTGATGATGTTACTTTTACAGTAACACCAGTATGTGATGTAGTTGCTGATAATACAACATCAACAGCAGATATTACTGAAGGAGAGACAAAAACATTAACAGGTGCTCCAACTGGAGGAACTTGGTCAATCGTTTCTGGAGGAGGAAACATTTCAGGAACAACCTATACACCAGCTGATATCAACACTGATACAGATGTCACAATTCGTTATACAATTGCTGCAGATGGAGATTGTGCTGCAACTTCTGATGATGTAACTTTTACAGTAACCCCAGTTTGTGATGTAGTTGCTGATAACACAACATCAACAGCAGATATTACAGAAGGAGAAACCAAAACATTAACAGGCACTCCAACTGGAGGAACTTGGTCAATCGTTTCTGGTGGTGGAAATATCAATGGAACAACCTACACTCCAGACAATATCAATACTGATACTACTGTTGTAATTCGTTATACAATTGCTGCAGATGGAGATTGTGCTGCAACTTCTGATGATGTAACTTTTACAGTAACTAGTTCTGGTTTAGGATCAATTGGAGATACAGTTTGGTTTGATACAGATGGAGATGGACTTAAAGATGCAGGAGAAAACGGATTAGGAGGAGCAACTGTAACTTTAGATCCAGGAACACCAAGTAATTCAGCAGATGATGTAACAACGACAACAGATGCAAATGGAAACTACTTATTTGATAATTTACCAGCAGGTGTTTATACAGTTACTGTAGATTTAAGTACTGTAACTTCAGGGATTCCATCAGGTAAAACAATTGCGGATTTAATTCCGACATTTGATGCAGATGGAGTAGGAACTGCAAATACAAGTACTGTTTCTTTATCATTAGAAGAAACTAATTTAGATCAAGACTTTGGGTATAGCGTTTCTTCAGGAGGTGTAAATACAGGAAATGATGGAGGAATTGAATCAGAATCTTTAGGAGATGCCTTGACTAAATTGTATGTAGGAAGAAAGAAAAATTCTGTACCAACAGAATTTGTAAAGTCAGAAGCAAACTTGTATAATAAATCTAAAATGAAGTCTGTTCAGCCTTATCAAGGAAAAGGACAAACGATGTTAGATATGTTTCCAACTGAATTAGTAGCAGGAAATGTAGCGAATATAACATCGCCAACAGATATTTTAGATATCACAACAGCAGATGAAGTATTAGCTGTAGATTTCTCTTTAGATGGCGAAACAAAAGGTGTTGTATTAGGAATTAAAACCACTGATAAGGTTTACAATCATACAAAAGCATCTTGTGATCGTTTAAGAGGAGCAGAAATTTTAAATATTCAGACTGTACAAGTAAAAGGGTATAATTTCTTAATGCAAGGAATTAAACAAAGAAATGGTGTTGTAGAATATGCAATTTCTTTTGCAACAGCAAAGAACAATAACGATACCAATTATACAATTCAAACAAACTGGTATGTAAATAATTACACCAAGTTTAATGATGTATATAACTTTCAAGTATGGTCTACAAAGCCAGCAGATACTCAAAAGTTAGTTGCTGATGTTTTAAATAACTTACAATCTTTTATTCCTGTAAAACAAACAGAAATTCAGAAAGTTCCAGAAACATATGCATCTAAAATTTATAGAGATAAAGCTGAATTAGTTGTGATGTTAAGAAGTACAGAAGAAGGAAATACTGCAGAAGTATCTATGGTAGAATTGTATTCTGAAACTGCCAATAACATTAAGCACAGAACTAATTCTTTAAGCACAGAGATTCAACAAAGTTTACGATTAGACATCGCAGATGGATATGAATATGATGGATTGGTAAAAGTAGATAACGAAGTAGAGGATGCATTTTATCATGCAGATGGAAACTGGGGATTAGACTTTGACAAGCGTTATACAGAAATCAAAAACTACTTTGTATGGAATAATTTCGACAGAGAGTATAAAGATGATGAGTATGCTATCAACAGAGATGTTGAAGTGAAAGCAACTAGTGATTATGATTACCTAACAGTATATAAATCATTATTACCTGGAACTATCTCAGCAGATTACTCTGAGTATAACTATGTAGCTTTTACAGCAAAAGGATCAGGTTTAATGGAATTAGGTTTAATAAAATCTTCAATACAAGACTGGAAAGCACAGTATAGAGTAATGGTTGATTTCTCTGAGGAAGAGCAAACATATTATGTTCCTTTTGAAATATTCACCTCAAGTGCGAGTCAAAATAAAATGACAGCAGAAGATTTAACAACGTTAACATTTACCTTTTTACCAGTAGAAGCACAAACAAATGAGTTAGATTTAAAAATCTCTGACGTTCGTTTTGCAAAAACAGCAGTAGAAGGACAAATCGTAAATAAGATAGATAAGTTTGAGAATGAATTTATGGCGTATCCAAACCCATCTCAAGGAAATGTAAACTTGTTATTATTCAGTGAAACAGATACAGAAGCAACTGTAACTTTATCAGATATTACTGGTAAAATTATTTACAGTCAAAAAGCTACGTTAAATGCAGGTAAAAACGAGTTAGATTTTAACTTTAAAGTAAAAACTGGAGTAATGCTTTTACAAGTAACTAGTAATGCAACTAATTACGGAACATCTAAAATTATTTTTAGATAA
- a CDS encoding sodium:solute symporter gives MQPIHIILLIVGYFSVLIFISYITGKSANNKTFFKADNSSPWYLVAFGMIGASLSGVTFISVPGWVEAQSMSYMQMVLGYIVGYAVIGLVLLPLYYRLNLTSIYTYLQDRFGNYSYKTGASFFLLSRTIGAAFRLFLVANVLQLLLFDEYGIPFWVTVTITILLIWLYTFKGGIKTIVWTDTLQTLFMLIAVGVCIYTISDELQISNIFSYVAESDLSKTFFFEDVKTGDYFWKRFLAGAFVAIVMTGLDQDMMQKNLTCRNLKDAQKNMFWFTIVLVIVNFFFLALGVLLTDYAQKNGIDAHKDELFPIIATKGTLGLATAIFFLLGLIAAAYSSADSALTSLTTSFSIDILEIDKKQSEENQEKTRKRIHIIFSFILIGTILIFKYFIADESVIAKIFTFANYTYGPLLGLYAFGLFTKIKVKDTAVPFICIASPFITFFINYVCLNAFNFDFGFALLILNGLVTFIGLYLFRKTTI, from the coding sequence ATGCAACCAATTCATATTATCTTATTAATTGTAGGTTATTTTTCTGTCTTGATTTTTATTTCTTACATCACAGGAAAATCTGCAAACAACAAAACTTTTTTTAAGGCAGACAACTCTTCTCCTTGGTATTTAGTGGCTTTTGGTATGATTGGCGCTTCACTTTCTGGTGTAACTTTTATTTCTGTTCCTGGTTGGGTAGAAGCGCAAAGTATGAGCTATATGCAAATGGTTTTGGGCTATATTGTTGGGTATGCAGTAATTGGCTTGGTGTTACTTCCTCTTTATTATCGATTGAATTTAACATCAATTTACACCTATTTACAAGATAGGTTTGGTAATTATTCTTACAAAACTGGTGCTAGTTTCTTTTTATTATCAAGAACAATTGGAGCCGCATTTCGACTTTTCTTAGTGGCAAATGTGTTGCAATTATTACTGTTTGATGAATATGGAATTCCTTTTTGGGTAACTGTAACCATTACAATTCTACTAATTTGGTTGTACACTTTTAAAGGCGGAATTAAAACTATTGTTTGGACAGACACTTTACAGACATTATTTATGCTAATTGCTGTTGGTGTTTGTATTTATACGATTTCTGACGAATTACAAATTAGCAATATTTTTAGCTATGTTGCAGAGAGCGATCTTTCTAAAACCTTCTTTTTTGAAGATGTAAAAACTGGCGATTATTTTTGGAAACGCTTTTTAGCAGGCGCTTTTGTTGCTATTGTTATGACAGGTTTAGACCAAGATATGATGCAGAAAAACTTAACCTGCAGAAACTTGAAAGACGCTCAAAAAAACATGTTTTGGTTTACAATAGTTTTAGTAATCGTAAACTTTTTCTTTTTAGCTTTAGGTGTTTTGTTAACAGATTATGCTCAAAAAAATGGAATTGACGCTCACAAAGACGAGCTTTTTCCGATAATAGCTACAAAAGGCACATTAGGCTTGGCAACTGCCATTTTCTTTTTATTAGGTTTAATTGCAGCTGCATATTCTAGCGCAGATTCTGCTTTAACTTCTTTAACAACTTCATTTAGCATCGATATTTTAGAGATTGATAAAAAACAATCTGAAGAAAATCAAGAGAAGACAAGAAAGAGAATTCATATTATTTTCTCTTTTATATTAATTGGTACCATTTTAATCTTCAAATATTTTATTGCTGATGAAAGTGTAATTGCTAAAATATTTACGTTTGCAAATTATACGTATGGTCCACTTTTAGGCTTATACGCTTTTGGCTTGTTCACGAAAATAAAGGTAAAAGATACTGCAGTTCCTTTTATTTGTATTGCATCTCCTTTTATAACTTTTTTTATAAATTACGTATGTTTAAATGCATTCAATTTCGATTTTGGTTTTGCGCTTTTAATTTTAAATGGACTCGTTACTTTTATCGGTTTATACCTTTTTAGAAAAACAACTATTTAA
- the recR gene encoding recombination mediator RecR has translation MDFSSKILENAVNEVSRLPGIGKRTALRLVLHLLKQPSENTKFLSEALLHLRNDVKNCEKCHNISDTLLCNICQNPKRNPEIVCVVEDIRDVMAIESTSQFQGLYHVLGGKISPIEGIGPQNLKIDSLITKVKNGEIKELIFALSSTMEGDTTNFYIYKQIEKFDITTSTIARGIAVGDELEYADEVTLGRSIVNRIPFEQSIRG, from the coding sequence ATGGATTTTTCATCAAAAATATTAGAAAACGCTGTAAATGAAGTTTCACGTTTGCCAGGAATTGGCAAAAGAACAGCTTTGCGTTTGGTTTTACATTTATTAAAACAACCTTCAGAAAATACAAAATTTTTGTCTGAAGCCTTGTTGCATTTAAGAAATGATGTAAAAAACTGCGAAAAATGTCATAATATTTCTGATACACTTTTATGTAATATTTGTCAGAATCCAAAAAGAAACCCAGAAATTGTTTGTGTAGTAGAGGATATTAGAGATGTAATGGCTATTGAAAGCACGTCTCAATTTCAAGGATTGTATCATGTTTTAGGTGGAAAAATATCGCCAATTGAAGGAATTGGACCACAAAACTTAAAGATAGATTCCTTAATTACCAAAGTAAAAAACGGAGAAATTAAAGAACTTATTTTTGCGTTAAGTTCAACAATGGAAGGTGATACCACAAATTTCTACATTTACAAACAAATAGAAAAGTTCGATATTACAACGTCTACAATTGCAAGAGGAATTGCAGTTGGTGATGAACTTGAATATGCAGATGAAGTTACTTTAGGAAGAAGTATTGTAAATAGAATTCCTTTTGAGCAGAGTATAAGAGGTTAA
- a CDS encoding universal stress protein yields MKNILVPIDFSKKSEFASKMAARIAKKSNSVVYLLHIIELPTGVVDMGPASSFSIPESMLYLRKIRERILEFKNSFFSKSTQVHYAIKLQTPYEGILKYADKINADLIVMGYKGQSEFEEIIIGSNTEKVVRTAKMPVIVVKKDNEKFRMKNLIFASSFKNEDKKEVFRKFLEFANHFDSKIHLLKINTPSKFESTQEATEKIENFIEGFDLPKYSINIYNDALIEKGILNFANNINADLIALSTSGRTGLSHLFSASVTKSLSKKASKPILTIRV; encoded by the coding sequence ATGAAAAACATTTTAGTTCCTATAGATTTTTCAAAAAAATCTGAATTTGCCTCTAAAATGGCAGCAAGAATTGCTAAGAAATCTAATAGTGTTGTTTACCTTTTACACATTATAGAACTACCAACAGGTGTTGTAGATATGGGGCCTGCAAGCAGTTTTAGCATTCCTGAAAGCATGTTGTATTTAAGAAAGATAAGAGAACGTATTTTAGAATTTAAAAATAGTTTTTTTAGCAAAAGTACTCAAGTGCATTATGCGATAAAACTACAAACTCCCTATGAAGGTATTTTAAAATATGCTGATAAAATTAATGCGGATTTAATTGTAATGGGTTATAAAGGGCAATCTGAGTTTGAAGAAATTATTATTGGCTCTAACACAGAAAAAGTAGTAAGAACAGCCAAAATGCCAGTAATTGTCGTAAAAAAAGACAATGAAAAATTTAGAATGAAAAATTTAATATTTGCCTCTAGCTTTAAAAATGAAGATAAAAAAGAAGTTTTTAGGAAATTTTTAGAGTTTGCAAATCATTTTGATAGTAAAATACATTTACTAAAAATAAATACACCCTCAAAATTTGAAAGTACGCAAGAAGCCACTGAAAAAATCGAAAATTTTATTGAAGGATTTGATTTACCCAAATATTCCATCAATATATATAATGACGCTTTAATTGAAAAAGGGATTTTAAACTTTGCCAATAATATTAATGCAGATTTAATTGCCTTAAGCACAAGTGGTAGAACTGGTTTATCGCATTTATTTTCTGCAAGTGTCACCAAATCTTTATCAAAAAAAGCATCAAAACCTATTTTAACGATTAGAGTTTAG
- the rimP gene encoding ribosome assembly cofactor RimP, with amino-acid sequence MNQTKVKDLVDEALALNETLFLIDLSISVNNKIQITVDGDNGVPLSECIRISRNVENSLDREEEDFSLEVTTPDISHPLKDKRQYVKNINRILTVKTAEEEFEGTLTEADTNKIVLTWKVREPKPIGKGKVTVLKTATIDYKDIKEAKVKIVF; translated from the coding sequence ATGAATCAAACCAAGGTAAAGGATTTAGTAGACGAGGCTTTAGCGCTGAATGAAACGTTATTTTTAATAGATTTGTCAATCTCTGTTAATAATAAAATTCAAATCACTGTAGATGGAGATAATGGAGTTCCATTAAGTGAGTGTATTAGAATCAGCAGAAATGTTGAAAATAGTTTAGATAGAGAAGAAGAAGACTTTTCTTTAGAAGTTACCACTCCAGATATTTCTCATCCGTTAAAAGATAAGAGGCAGTATGTTAAAAATATCAACAGAATATTAACAGTAAAAACTGCTGAAGAAGAGTTTGAAGGTACTTTAACAGAAGCAGATACTAATAAAATTGTACTAACTTGGAAAGTTAGAGAGCCAAAACCAATAGGTAAAGGTAAAGTTACTGTATTAAAAACAGCAACTATAGACTATAAAGATATTAAAGAGGCAAAAGTGAAGATTGTATTTTAA
- the nusA gene encoding transcription termination factor NusA yields the protein MENIALIDSFSEFKDNKSIDRVTLMSILEEVFRAALKRKFGSDDNFDIIINPDKGDLEIWRNRVVVADGFSEDDNEEIELTEARKIEPDFEIGEDVSEEVKLIDLGRRAILALRQNLISKIYEHDSTNIFKHFKDLEGELYTAEVHHIRHNAIILLDDDGNEIVLPKSEQIRSDFFRKGDSVRGVIKTVELRGNKPAIILSRTAPAFLNKLFEQEIPEVFDGLITVEGVARIPGEKAKVAVDSYDDRIDPVGACVGVKGSRIHGIVRELGNENIDVINYTKNEQLFISRALSPAKVTSMEIEMYEEERNGKKGRVSVLLRPEEVSKAIGRGGVNIRLASELTGYEIDVKREGLEEEDVELTEFTDEIEDWVITEFKKIGLDTARSVLETSVAELVKRTDLEEETIMDVQRILKEEFE from the coding sequence ATGGAAAATATAGCATTAATTGATTCGTTTTCAGAATTTAAAGATAATAAAAGTATAGACAGAGTAACATTAATGTCTATTTTAGAAGAAGTATTTAGAGCTGCCTTAAAACGTAAGTTTGGTTCAGATGATAATTTTGATATCATTATAAACCCAGATAAAGGAGATTTAGAAATTTGGAGAAATAGAGTTGTTGTTGCAGATGGTTTTTCTGAAGATGATAATGAAGAAATTGAATTAACAGAAGCAAGAAAAATTGAACCCGATTTTGAAATTGGTGAAGATGTTTCTGAAGAAGTTAAGTTAATAGATTTAGGTAGAAGAGCAATTTTAGCATTACGTCAAAACTTAATATCAAAAATATACGAACACGATAGTACAAATATCTTTAAACATTTTAAAGATTTAGAAGGTGAATTATATACAGCAGAAGTACATCACATTCGTCACAATGCAATTATTTTGTTAGATGATGATGGAAACGAAATTGTATTGCCAAAAAGTGAACAAATTCGTTCAGATTTCTTTAGAAAAGGAGATTCTGTAAGAGGTGTTATAAAAACAGTTGAATTAAGAGGAAATAAGCCAGCAATAATTTTATCTAGAACTGCACCAGCATTTTTAAATAAATTATTTGAGCAAGAAATTCCTGAAGTTTTCGACGGTTTAATTACTGTAGAAGGTGTTGCAAGAATTCCTGGTGAAAAAGCAAAAGTAGCTGTAGATTCTTATGATGATAGAATAGATCCTGTTGGAGCTTGTGTTGGTGTTAAAGGTTCAAGAATTCACGGAATTGTACGTGAATTAGGTAACGAAAATATTGATGTTATCAACTATACCAAAAACGAACAATTATTCATTTCAAGAGCTTTGAGCCCTGCAAAGGTTACCTCAATGGAAATTGAAATGTATGAGGAAGAAAGAAATGGTAAAAAAGGACGAGTTAGTGTTTTGTTAAGACCAGAAGAAGTATCAAAAGCAATTGGTAGAGGTGGAGTTAACATACGTTTAGCAAGTGAGTTAACTGGTTACGAAATAGATGTTAAGAGAGAAGGCTTAGAAGAAGAAGATGTAGAATTAACAGAATTTACCGATGAAATTGAAGACTGGGTAATTACAGAATTCAAGAAAATAGGATTAGATACTGCAAGAAGTGTATTAGAAACTAGTGTTGCAGAATTAGTGAAAAGAACTGATTTAGAAGAAGAAACTATCATGGATGTTCAAAGAATTCTTAAAGAAGAATTTGAATAA